Proteins encoded in a region of the Planococcus citri chromosome 1, ihPlaCitr1.1, whole genome shotgun sequence genome:
- the LOC135838100 gene encoding fibroblast growth factor receptor homolog 1-like isoform X2, with product MSPRTEYEAPRAEYELPLDEKWEIPRENIVLGEFLGEGEFGRVVKGNVSGLLQQHIVTTAAVKMLKTTHKDTDMVNLVTEMELLKLIGRHDNVLSLLGCCTQNGPLLVIIEYSPHGNLLDFLRNHHQPSEASENDLSEKVQLTFALQIARGMEYMVSLRLIHRDLAARNILIFDDYVLKIADFGLAKDIRNSDYYKQKTKGRFPVKWMAPETITHRRHSPQSDVWSYGILLWEIVTFGEVPYATYDDAKQLLKEIRSGYRMKKPEDCSMDTYCLMVKCWNHLPENRPDFTRIIHNLQTILKKMDAVIEESDSDCSSISSVPSHKANETNSLLSDTS from the exons ATGTCACCGAGGACTGAATATGAAGCACCAAGGGCCGAATATGAATTACCGCTGGATGAAAAGTGGGAAATTCCTCGAGAAAACATTGTTCTAGGGGAATTTCTAGGAGAAGGAGAGTTTGGAAGAGTTGTCAAAGGAAATGTTTCAGGCCTCTTACAGCAACACATTGTCACAACAGCAGcagtaaaaatgttgaaaa CCACCCACAAGGACACAGACATGGTTAACTTAGTAACCGAAATGGAACTGTTGAAACTAATTGGCAGACATGACAACGTACTTAGTCTACTCGGATGTTGTACACAAAATGGGCCATTGCTCGTCATCATCGAATACTCTCCTCATGGAAATTTACTCGATTTCCTCAGAAATCACCACCAACCTTCAGAAGCCAGCGAAAATGACTTGTCTGAAAAAGTTCAGCTCACATTTGCTCTTCAAATAGCCAGAGGCATGGAATACATGGTTTCTTTAAGA tTAATTCATCGAGACCTCGCTGCTCGAAATATCCTGATATTTGACGATTATGTGCTGAAAATAGCTGATTTTGGATTAGCCAAAGATATTCGAAATTCCGACTACTATAAACAAAAGACCAAAGGCAGATTTCCAGTAAAATGGATGGCACCTGAAACCATAACGCACCGACGTCATTCCCCACAATCCGATGT GTGGTCGTATGGTATATTACTTTGGGAGATTGTGACTTTTGGCGAAGTTCCTTACGCTACGTACGACGATGCTAAACAACTACTGAAAGAGATTCGCTCCGGATACCGTATGAAAAAACCTGAAGATTGCTCAATGGACAC GTACTGCCTAATGGTGAAATGCTGGAACCATTTGCCAGAAAATCGACCAGACTTTACAAGAATCATTCATAATTTACAAACCATATTAAAAAAGATGGATGCA